In one window of Posidoniimonas corsicana DNA:
- the rplV gene encoding 50S ribosomal protein L22 has product MAYRATHKHARISATKVRPLADLIRGKRADEALSILRFQPHRGARLLEKVLQSALGNAEDQRAPNLAGLTVIDARVDGGPMFKRMRPRARGMAHVIKKRFSHITVAVE; this is encoded by the coding sequence ATGGCTTACCGAGCAACCCACAAACACGCACGAATCAGCGCCACCAAGGTGCGTCCCCTGGCGGACCTGATCCGCGGGAAGCGGGCGGACGAGGCCCTGTCGATCCTCCGCTTCCAGCCGCACCGCGGCGCCCGGCTCCTAGAGAAGGTGCTGCAGAGCGCCCTGGGCAACGCCGAGGACCAGCGGGCGCCCAACCTGGCCGGCCTGACGGTCATCGACGCCCGCGTCGACGGCGGCCCCATGTTCAAGCGAATGCGTCCCCGGGCGCGCGGCATGGCCCACGTGATCAAGAAGCGATTCAGCCACATCACCGTCGCGGTTGAATAG
- the rpsS gene encoding 30S ribosomal protein S19 → MSRSTKKGPYVDPKLYMKVEKQNDAGAKNPITTWARACTIVPEFVGHTFMVHNGKVHVKVQVTEDMVGHKLGEFSPTRTFRGHSGKGKK, encoded by the coding sequence ATGAGTCGTTCCACCAAAAAGGGGCCCTACGTCGATCCGAAGCTCTACATGAAGGTAGAGAAGCAGAACGACGCCGGCGCCAAGAACCCGATCACCACCTGGGCCCGCGCCTGCACCATCGTGCCCGAGTTTGTCGGCCACACGTTCATGGTCCACAACGGCAAGGTCCACGTGAAGGTGCAGGTCACCGAAGACATGGTCGGCCACAAGCTGGGCGAGTTTTCCCCCACCCGGACCTTCCGCGGCCACAGCGGCAAGGGCAAGAAGTAG